In Osmerus eperlanus chromosome 17, fOsmEpe2.1, whole genome shotgun sequence, a single genomic region encodes these proteins:
- the mest gene encoding mesoderm-specific transcript homolog protein — MTGTHKAYRNDTPNGAADVRQDSAAVSDSVSWECDTLLDDLKMREWWLHVSLICIPLIAVYLHIPPPQLSPALQKWHSSGAYFTFRGNRIFYRDTQGSVGSSDVAILLHGFPTSSLDWHKIWEPLNQRFNRVIALDFLGFGFSDKPRPHRYSIFEQASVVEALLSHLGLAEHKLNLLSHDYGDTVALELLYRTDHNRTGHLNINSLCLSNGGVFPETHHPRVLQTLLKDSSFLSPVLTRLTNYMIFSKGIAEVFGPYTQPSDAEYWDMWTGVRYNDGNLVMDSILQFINQRVKHRDRWVEALSSTSIPLHMIYGPLDPVNPHPQFIIHYQKLVRRSTVLVLDEHISHYPQLEDPTGFLNSYLNFINSF; from the exons ATGACAGGGACGCACAAAGCGTATAGGAATGACACGCCGAACGGTGCTGCGGACGTCCGGCAAGACTCTGCCGCTGTCTCGGATTCTGTC AGTTGGGAATGCGACACCCTGTTAGATGATCTGAAGATGAGGGAATGGTGGCTACACGTCAGCTTGATCTGCATACCTCTGATCGCAGTCTATCTgcacatccctcctcctcaacTCTCCCCCGCGCTTCAGAAGTGGCATTCCTCAGGCGCCTACTTCACTTTCAGAGGCAACAGAATCTTCTACAGAG ATACCCAGGGGTCTGTGGGCAGCTCAGACGTAGCCATCCTGCTCCATGGTTTCCCCACTTCAAGCTTGGACTGGCACAAG ATTTGGGAGCCGCTCAATCAACGATTTAACCGTGTCATTGCTCTGGACTTCCTGGGTTTCGGCTTCAGTGACAAACCG AGACCCCACAGGTACTCCATCTTTGAGCAGGCCAGCGTGGTGGAGGCTCTGCTGTCTCACCTGGGGCTGGCGGAGCACAAGCTAAACCTGCTCTCCCACGACTACGGAGACACTGTTGCCCTGGAGCTgctctacag GACCGACCACAACAGGACGGGACACCTCAACATCAACAGTCTCTGTTTATCAAACGGAG GGGTGTTCCCAGAAACGCATCACCCCAGGGTGCTACAAACG CTACTCAAGGACTCCAGTTTCCTGTCCCCAGTTCTCACCCGTCTCACCAACTACATGATTTTCTCAAAGGG AATCGCAGAGGTGTTCGGCCCGTACACCCAGCCCTCAGATGCCGAGTACTGGGACATGTGGACAGGTGTTCGCTACAACGATGGCAACCTGGTCATGGACAG caTTCTGCAGTTTATCAACCAGCGGgtgaaacacagagacagatgggttgaagccctctcctccaccagcatcCCCC TACACATGATCTACGGACCCCTTGACCCAGTCAACCCCCATCCACAGTTTATCATCCATTACCA GAAGCTGGTCCGCAGGTCGACTGTGTTGGTTCTGGACGAACACATCAGCCACTACCCGCAGCTCGAGGACCCCACCGGATTCCTCAACTCCTACCTGAACTTCATCAACTCCTTCTGA
- the copg2 gene encoding coatomer subunit gamma-2, translating into MIKKFDKKDEESGSGSNPFQHLEKSAVLQEARIFNETPINPRRCLHILTKIIYLLNQGEHFGTTEATEAFFAMTRLFQSNDQTLRRMCYLTIKEMANISEDVIIVTSSLTKDMTGKEDVYRGPAIRALCRITDTTMLQAIERYMKQAIVDKVPSVSSSALVSSLHMVKMSYDVVKRWVNEAQEAASSDNIMVQYHALGLLYHLRKNDRLAVSKMLNKFTKSGLKSPFAYCMLIRIASKLLEETDGGHDSPLFDFIEGCLRNKNEMVVYEAASAIVHMPSCTARELAPAVSVLQLFCSSPKAALRYAAVRTLNKVAMKHPSAVTACNLDLENLITDSNRSIATLAITTLLKTGSESSVDRLMKQISSFVSEISDEFKVVVVQAISALCQKYPRKHSVMMNFLSNMLRDDGGFEYKRAIVDCIISIIEENPESKETGLAHLCEFIEDCEHTVLATKILHLLGKEGPRTPSPSKYIRFIFNRVVLESEAVRAAAVSALAKFGAQNDDLLPSVLVLMQRCMMDSDDEVRDRATFYMNVLQQKQKALNAAYIFNGLSVSVPGLEKSLHQYTLEPSEKPFDMKSVPLATTTITEQKTEITPVATSKLPDKLTPSRQDIYQEQLAAIPEFQSLGPLFKSSDQVQLTEAETEYVVRCIKHTFSRHMVFQFDCTNTLNDQLLQKVMVQMEPSEGYEVLHYVPAANLPYSQPGSCYSLVGLPQDDPTAVSCTFSCTMKYLVRDCDPNTGEPDDEGYDDEYVLEDLEVTVADHIQKVLKPNFAAAWEEVGEDFEKEETFALASVRTLDEAVGNIISFLGMQPCERSDKVPENKNSHILFLAGVFRGGHDVLVRSRLALADGVTMQVTVRSSDETAVDIILASVG; encoded by the exons ATGATCAAAAAATTTGACAAGAAAGACGAAGAGTCTG GGAGTGGATCAAATCCTTTCCAGCATCTTGAGAAAAGTGCAGTTTTGCAGGAG GCTCGTATCTTCAACGAGACTCCAATCAACCCCCGGAGATGTCTCCATATCCTCACCAAGATCATCTACCTGCTAAACCAG GGGGAGCACTTTGGAACCACAGAAGCAACAGAGGCCTTTTTCGCCATGACCAGGCTGTTCCAGTCCAATGAC CAAACCCTCCGGAGGATGTGTTACCTGACCATCAAGGAGATGGCCAACATCTCAGAGGACGTCATCATCGTGACCAGCAG CTTGACCAAGGACATGACTGGGAAGGAGGATGTGTACCGAGGACCTGCAATCCGAGCTCTCTGCAGGATCACTGAT ACCACCATGCTGCAGGCTATTGAGAGGTACATGAAGCAGGCTATCGTGGACAAGGTTCCCAGCGTGTCCAGCTCAGCGCTGGTGTCCTCGCTG CACATGGTGAAGATGAGCTACGACGTGGTGAAGCGCTGGGTGAACGAGGCGCAGGAGGCTGCTTCCAGCGATAACATCATGGTTCAG TACCACGCTCTGGGCCTGCTCTACCACCTGAGGAAGAACGACCGCTTGGCCGTGTCCAAGATGCTCAACAAGTTCACCAAGTCTGGCCTCAAGTCCCCCTTCGCCTACTGCATGCTCATCCGCATCGCCAGCAAGCTGCTGGAGGAGACCGATGGAGG GCACGACAGCCCGCTGTTTGACTTCATCGAGGGCTGCTTGAGGAACAAGAATGAGATGGTGGTGTACGAGGCTGCCTCTGCCATAGTGCACATGCCTAGCTGCACCGCCAGGGAGCTGGCCCCTGCTGTCTCTG tgcTCCAGCTGTTCTGCAGTTCTCCCAAGGCAGCCCTGAGATACGCAGCCGTCCGGACCCTCAACAAG GTGGCGATGAAGCACCCTTCGGCGGTGACGGCCTGCAACCTGGACCTGGAGAACCTGATCACGGATTCAAACCGCAGCATCGCCACGCTGGCCATCACCACGCTGCTGAAGACAGGCAGCGAGAGCAGCGTCGACCGTCTCATGAAGCAGATCTCCTCCTTTGTGTCCGAGATCTCCGACGAGTTCAAG gtggTGGTCGTGCAGGCCATCAGTGCCCTGTGCCAGAAGTATCCCAGAAAGCACAGCGTCATGATGAACTTCCTGTCCAACATGCTTCGAGACGAC GGGGGGTTTGAGTACAAGCGTGCCATCGTGGACTGCATCATCAGCATCATCGAGGAGAACCCGGAGAGCAAGGAGACGGGGCTGGCTCACCTGTGTGAGTTCATCGAGGACTGTGAGCACACCGTGCTAGCCACCAAGATCCTGCACCTGCTGGGCAAGGAGGGTCCAcgcacaccctccccctccaagtACATCCGCTTCATCTTCAACCGTGTGGTCCTGGAGAGCGAGGCCGtacgagcag CTGCCGTCAGCGCCCTGGCCAAATTTGGAGCCCAGAATGACGACCTGCTACCCAGCGTCCTGGTCCTCATGCAGAG gtgtatgATGGACAGTGATGACGAGGTGCGTGACAGGGCCACCTTCTACATGAACGTGCTGCAGCAGAAACAGAAGGCTCTCAACGCTGCCTACATCTTCAACG gtttgtCTGTGTCAGTTCCTGGTCTAGAGAAGTCTCTCCACCAGTACACCCTGGAGCCTTCAGAGAAACCCTTCGACATGAAGAGCGTTCCCCTGGcaaccaccaccatcactgAGCAGAAGACAG AAATCACTCCTGTTGCCACCAGCAAGCTCCCTGACAAACTGACTCCTTCCCGACAAGACATCTACCAGG aACAGCTGGCAGCTATCCCAGAGTTCCAGAGTCTGGGCCCGCTCTTCAAGTCGTCCGACCAGGTCCAGCTCACCGAGGCTGAGACGGAGTACGTGGTGCGCTGCATCAAGCACACCTTCTCCAGACACATGGTGTTCCAGTTCGACTGCACCAACACGCTCAACGACCAGCTCCTGCAGAAG gtgatggTCCAGATGGAGCCGTCGGAGGGCTATGAGGTGCTTCACTACGTCCCTGCTGCCAACCTCCCCTACAGCCAGCCAGGATCCTGCTACAGCCTAGTGGGCCTGCCCCAGGACGACCCCACCGCAg TGTCCTGCACGTTCAGCTGCACCATGAAGTACCTGGTCCGAGACTGCGACCCCAACACAGGAGAGCCCGACGACGAGGGCTACGACGACGAATACGTG CTGGAGGACCTGGAGGTCACGGTGGCCGACCACATCCAGAAGGTTCTGAAGCCCAACTTCGCGGCGgcgtgggaggaggtgggagaggactTTGAGAAGGAGGAGACTTTCGCACTGGCGTCAGTCAGGACTCTGGACG AGGCCGTGGGGAACATCATCAGCTTCCTGGGGATGCAGCCCTGCGAGAGATCCGACAAGGTTCCCGAGAACAAGAACTCGCACATCCTCTTCCTGGCTG GTGTGTTCCGGGGAGGTCATGATGTGCTTGTGCGTTCCCGCCTCGCCCTTGCCGATGGCGTCACCATGCAGGTAACAGTTCGCAGCAGCGACGAGACGGCCGTGGACATCATCCTGGCCTCCGTGGGCTAG
- the ucn3l gene encoding urocortin 3, like — protein sequence MPTICLCLRLYQTQSNLLCDNEILAAIKGEEVPSDSMSESWGSLFKTDDLSSAESREKRTYPPANYRYLSQTQLRSKMFQNSAKSDRRSKFTLSLDVPTNIMNILFDIAKSKNLRAKAADNARLMAQIGRRK from the exons ATGCCCACTATCTG CCTTTGCCTCCGCCTGTACCAAACCCAGTCCAACCTACTTTGCGACAACGAGATCCTCGCCGCGATCAAGGGGGAAGAGGTTCCCAGTGACTCCATGTCAGAAAGTTGGGGTTCTCTCTTCAAGACTGATGATCTCTCCTCGGCGGAGTCGCGAGAAAAACGGACTTACCCTCCTGCGAACTATCGGTACCTCAGTCAGACGCAGCTCAGGAGCAAGATGTTCCAAAACAGCGCGAAGAGTGACCGACGGAGCAAGTTTACCCTGTCCTTAGACGTCCCCACTAATATCATGAACATTCTCTTCGACATCGCCAAGTCCAAGAACCTACGCGCAAAAGCTGCGGACAATGCGCGGCTGATGGCACAGATTGGACGGAGAAAGTGA